A window of the Persephonella sp. genome harbors these coding sequences:
- a CDS encoding FAD/NAD(P)-binding oxidoreductase produces the protein MATHIVIAGGGTAGSIIANLLARGLHEEVKKGEVVIKVIDKEEKHMYQPALLYIVFDRFREEEMFKNMRDLLNPSVIFIHDEIEEFDFNANAVRTKSGKKIDYDYLVIATGSNPRPDQIEGLTEHGDIFYTLETAKKLREKLRKFEGGKVVVSVAAPHKCPVAPLEITFMLDEYFRNKGIRDKVELHYTYPIGRLHALEPVANWAVGEFEKRDIQYETLFNMEKVEPGVVHSMEGFEKEFDLLIAIPPHKGSDSLINSGIQDGWVPTDKHLLKAEGHDNVYVCGDTTNLPISKAGSTAHFEADVVAENLIAEIKEGHPARGYDGKVMCFIETGFNAATYVWFNYTTPPDPVPPSKMIHWLKLGYNRVYWLTARGIL, from the coding sequence ATGGCTACACACATTGTTATAGCAGGAGGAGGAACAGCAGGTTCAATAATAGCAAATCTTTTGGCAAGAGGATTACATGAAGAGGTTAAAAAGGGAGAGGTCGTTATTAAAGTAATAGACAAAGAAGAAAAACATATGTATCAACCTGCTTTGCTTTACATTGTTTTTGATAGATTTAGAGAAGAGGAAATGTTCAAAAATATGAGAGACCTGTTAAATCCTTCGGTTATTTTTATTCATGATGAAATTGAAGAGTTTGATTTTAATGCAAATGCTGTAAGGACTAAATCAGGAAAGAAAATTGATTATGATTATCTGGTAATAGCGACAGGTTCAAATCCAAGACCTGACCAGATAGAAGGCTTAACAGAACACGGAGATATTTTCTATACCCTTGAAACTGCTAAAAAACTAAGAGAAAAACTCAGGAAATTTGAAGGTGGAAAAGTGGTTGTATCAGTTGCAGCTCCTCATAAATGTCCTGTTGCACCGCTTGAAATAACATTTATGCTTGATGAGTATTTCAGAAATAAAGGGATAAGGGATAAAGTTGAACTCCATTATACATATCCAATTGGAAGATTACATGCACTTGAGCCGGTTGCAAACTGGGCAGTTGGAGAGTTTGAGAAAAGGGATATTCAGTATGAAACCCTCTTTAATATGGAAAAGGTTGAGCCCGGCGTTGTTCATAGTATGGAAGGATTTGAAAAAGAGTTTGACCTCCTTATAGCAATACCACCGCATAAAGGCAGTGATTCCCTGATAAATTCAGGTATTCAGGATGGATGGGTTCCAACAGATAAACATCTTCTAAAAGCAGAAGGACATGATAATGTTTATGTCTGCGGAGATACAACAAATCTACCTATATCAAAAGCCGGTTCAACAGCTCACTTTGAGGCCGATGTTGTGGCAGAGAATCTTATAGCTGAAATAAAAGAAGGACATCCTGCAAGGGGTTATGACGGAAAAGTTATGTGTTTTATAGAAACAGGTTTTAATGCTGCTACTTATGTCTGGTTTAACTATACAACACCACCGGATCCAGTTCCTCCATCAAAGATGATTCACTGGTTAAAACTTGGATATAACAGGGTTTATTGGTTAACAGCAAGAGGAATACTATAA
- a CDS encoding DsrE/DsrF/DrsH-like family protein codes for MENKLVIVLGTGTLEKLQMAAMLSSVVATFGTPVRIFVTMGAIPPFKKGLSKEERAKVESIVGNAILEKNAPFFIDVFKQAKEMGDVKLYACGLAMDVLGWEVEDLEEGLFDEMVGITEFLGIAEGGQVMVI; via the coding sequence ATGGAAAATAAACTTGTCATTGTTTTAGGAACAGGAACACTTGAAAAGCTCCAGATGGCTGCAATGCTGTCTTCTGTTGTTGCCACTTTTGGAACACCTGTCCGTATATTCGTCACAATGGGTGCTATACCGCCATTTAAAAAAGGTCTTTCAAAAGAGGAGAGGGCAAAAGTAGAAAGCATCGTTGGAAATGCAATTCTGGAAAAGAATGCACCGTTTTTTATTGATGTTTTCAAACAGGCAAAGGAAATGGGAGACGTAAAACTTTATGCCTGCGGTCTGGCTATGGATGTTCTTGGATGGGAAGTTGAAGACCTTGAGGAAGGCCTTTTTGATGAAATGGTTGGAATTACAGAATTCCTCGGTATAGCAGAAGGTGGACAGGTAATGGTTATTTAA
- a CDS encoding sulfurtransferase TusA family protein yields the protein MSENVVVVDARGSFCPGPLMELIAKIKSVPIGTEIHVLSTDKGSAKDIPAWVKKVGHEYLGTEEKDGYWVVKVKKTK from the coding sequence ATGTCAGAAAATGTTGTGGTTGTTGATGCAAGAGGTTCTTTTTGTCCAGGGCCTTTAATGGAATTAATAGCAAAAATCAAATCTGTTCCTATCGGAACTGAAATTCATGTCCTTTCAACAGACAAAGGTTCCGCCAAAGACATTCCTGCCTGGGTTAAAAAGGTGGGACATGAATATCTGGGAACAGAAGAAAAAGATGGATATTGGGTTGTAAAAGTCAAAAAAACTAAATAA
- a CDS encoding radical SAM protein → MREPTYIKLLETGELKERVEKAKEMLLECTVCPRECKVNRLDNKTGFCKTGKNVYVASFFPHHGEEFPIRGRYGSGTIFFSYCNLGCVYCQNYDISQLGEGKEISPEELAAIMLYLQEEGCHNINWVTPSHIVPQLIEATYIAAQKGLKIPIVYNTSSYDSIESLKLLDGIVDIYLADLKYLNEEYGRKYSKVKNYPQVAKEAIKEMHRQVGDLKTDEHGIAYRGLLVRHLVLPNDISTSKEVIDFLKSVSPNMHVNIMAQYHPYYKAYDYPELNRRITTKEYFDALEYTEKAGLNIVKD, encoded by the coding sequence ATGAGGGAACCGACTTACATAAAACTCCTTGAAACAGGTGAGCTCAAGGAGAGAGTAGAAAAAGCAAAAGAAATGTTATTAGAGTGCACAGTTTGTCCTCGGGAGTGTAAAGTTAATAGACTGGATAATAAAACAGGTTTCTGCAAAACAGGTAAAAATGTTTATGTTGCTTCCTTTTTCCCACATCATGGAGAGGAATTTCCAATTAGAGGAAGATATGGAAGTGGAACAATATTTTTCTCATACTGCAATCTTGGATGTGTATACTGCCAGAACTATGATATAAGCCAGTTAGGAGAGGGTAAGGAGATATCTCCTGAAGAACTTGCAGCAATTATGCTTTATCTTCAAGAAGAAGGATGCCACAATATAAATTGGGTAACCCCTTCTCATATTGTTCCCCAGCTTATAGAAGCTACATACATAGCAGCCCAAAAAGGACTTAAAATTCCAATTGTTTACAATACTTCTTCTTATGACAGCATAGAAAGTTTAAAACTACTTGATGGGATAGTAGATATCTATCTTGCCGACCTGAAATACCTGAATGAAGAATATGGTAGAAAATACTCAAAGGTGAAAAATTATCCTCAAGTTGCAAAAGAAGCGATAAAAGAGATGCACAGACAGGTAGGAGACCTGAAAACAGATGAACATGGAATAGCTTACAGGGGCTTACTGGTCAGACATCTTGTTCTGCCTAATGATATATCCACGTCAAAAGAAGTAATTGATTTTCTCAAATCTGTTTCACCTAATATGCATGTAAACATAATGGCACAATACCATCCGTATTATAAAGCCTATGATTATCCAGAATTAAACAGAAGAATCACAACCAAAGAGTATTTTGATGCATTGGAATATACAGAGAAGGCTGGCCTAAATATAGTAAAAGACTAA